The DNA sequence tggagtgtgcacatgttgcaatagcatgctcttataaggagctggcggggcgtttctgtatgcaagttcaggtgcatgagaaagcgctttcaattaagaacacatttccaggcgttcataaatccagcggagatcttttctgaggttggtaagaagatatttactaagacacttaagaaaatgttcgagaatgaggtccattgtttcctcacaactcagtgttttcaattattgaactgcatcgcatcgaatcgcatcgtatcgaatcgtactgaatcgtttttatcaacatgcatcttttcttgtatcgtatcgtgcccatgtatcaagatacgaatcggatcgtctttatcatgagagatttacacccctactataaacacattcacacacacacacacacctataaacacacacacacattcacacacacacacacacacacacacacacgactataaacacacacacacacacacacacacacacacacacacacacacacacacttcccatcgCAGGATTTACCTTTATTGAACAACTgatgaccccccccctctcatagACCTTCAATAAATCAGCaaacagcttctctctctcttctggtttGTCGTTTAACGCCGCTTTCTCCAGATCTATCGCTTCTGCCACGGCTCCACTGAAGTCGACCACCGCATCGCCTGTGTTGCCCCCACTCAAAGACTCATAGCAGCCAGagagcctgagagagggagagagggagggaggagggagggagagagagagagagagagagagagggagagagggagagagagggagggagagagagagagagggagagagagggagggagggagggagagagggagggagagagatagggagggagggagagaggaaaagagatggagggagagagagggagagggagggagggggagagagggggagagaggaagagagatggagggggagagaggaagagagatggagggagagagagggagagggagggagggagggagggagggagggagagagcgagggagagagaggaaggtagagagagtgggagggagagtgggagggagggggagagagggagagtgagggagggagagaaagagagggagggagagaaagagagagggagtaagagagagagggggagagatagagtgacagagagagagtgcaagttACACAAAGATCtaaatgtgaaaatgtttttctgtAAGTACTCTCTTTAATGTGATATTGTCAGATTGTTCATAGTCTAGtatgggggagtgtgtgtgtgagtgtgtgtgtgtgtgtgtgtgtgtgtgtgtgtgtgtgtgtgtgtgtgtgtgtgtgcgcgtgcgcgtgcgcgtgcgtgtgtgtgtgcgtgcgtgtgtgcgcgcgcgcgtgtgtgtgtgctctcacacactcactttgcgTATGCCTTCTCTAGTAACGCACTCCAGAATTCATTTCCAAGCTTTGATCGGCAGTAGATGAGTTTTCCACCGATAGTCGGCAAGCGGTCGTCCACAACAACATCGGTCCACTCGCCGAAGATCCAGAATCGGAACCGAAAGATTCCAGCGTACTTTTCTGGATGCTTCGGATCCCATTCCTGATCCTCCCAGTTGGGAATAACctaaagaaaggaataaagaatAGAATGAAATAAACATAGACTGGACTAGAATAGAATAGGATGGGatgaaataaacataaa is a window from the Clupea harengus unplaced genomic scaffold, Ch_v2.0.2, whole genome shotgun sequence genome containing:
- the LOC122130703 gene encoding calpain-5-like gives rise to the protein MFSPHVTAYKNQHYEELRRQSQERAQLFEDPEFPCVDSSLFFSKPPPGRVEWKRPKDICPDPRLFVEGLSAHDLNQGEVGNCWFVAACSCLAIKPELWQKVIPNWEDQEWDPKHPEKYAGIFRFRFWIFGEWTDVVVDDRLPTIGGKLIYCRSKLGNEFWSALLEKAYAKLSGCYESLSGGNTGDAVVDFSGAVAEAIDLEKAALNDKPEEREKLFADLLKVYERGGVISCSIK